From the genome of Hymenobacter cellulosilyticus, one region includes:
- a CDS encoding T9SS type A sorting domain-containing protein gives MALLYVKVGTGGYAGYNMTASGSDFVFSQPQMAGAALSFYFTYRVGTSGTERNSSATPHSYTVGTTCAPAQATLAATTTKGSVLSAAYPNPVTKALTVELRGASAHRLTVTDVHGATVRTLTAAAGASTATLDLSTLPGGVYFLTVQSGSGVEVQKIMKN, from the coding sequence ATGGCGCTGCTGTATGTGAAAGTGGGCACCGGCGGCTACGCAGGGTATAACATGACAGCATCGGGCTCCGACTTCGTGTTTTCCCAGCCCCAGATGGCCGGTGCAGCCCTGTCGTTCTACTTCACTTACCGGGTAGGAACCAGCGGCACCGAGCGTAACTCCAGCGCCACCCCGCACAGCTATACTGTGGGTACTACCTGCGCGCCGGCCCAGGCGACCTTGGCTGCCACCACTACGAAAGGCAGCGTGCTGAGCGCCGCTTACCCCAACCCGGTGACTAAAGCTCTGACCGTAGAGCTACGCGGCGCCTCGGCTCACCGCCTGACCGTGACGGATGTGCATGGGGCTACGGTTCGCACCCTGACGGCCGCCGCGGGGGCCTCCACCGCTACCCTGGACCTGAGCACGCTGCCCGGCGGCGTGTACTTCCTGACCGTGCAGAGCGGCAGTGGGGTAGAGGTGCAAAAAATCATGAAGAATTAA